Below is a genomic region from Raphanus sativus cultivar WK10039 chromosome 4, ASM80110v3, whole genome shotgun sequence.
AGTCTATTTTGATTGGGAGAACAGATTTGGATCCAGAGAAAGTCCGTGCCTTTATGGAGAAGCTTGCTGAAGACTACAGCGGAAACACTTACCATCTCATTACAAAGAACTGTAATCACTTTTGCAACGACGTTTGTGTTCAGCTGACAAGGAGATCTATCCCTAGTTGGGTTAACCGTCTTGCTCGTTTCGGTACAAAACAGAGCATtggtttgttttatttattatacccTGTTTTAGCCTTTTTAGCAAAAgctcattactttttttttgggttatagGTTTGTTCTGCAACTGTGTTCTGCCTGCAGAGCTGAACGAGACGAAGGTGAGGCAGGTTAGGTCAAAAGAGGAGAAGGTTCCGGAAGCAGAAGAGAGGAAACATAGGAGCAGGTCAAGTAGATATCCACCTGGACCTTCGCTTTCTTCGTCGGGGTCTTTAAACCGAAgcagaagaggaggaggaggaggggagAGGAGAAGACAATGTCTTCCTCCATCACCACCTGTGAGTGCTTAGGTTTTAGATTCTCCtagtaaaatctttttttgtttcgttATTTGATTCGGTTTGTAATGGTTTCAAGAAGTTGTGTTTATGTGAACCAAACATTTTTATTGATGGCTAATGGTATAAGATCTTTACATCACTTAAATCTATGAACTAACAGTGAAGTCAAGTCCACTTTGCGTAAGCTGAAGTAGAACTTCCTTAGGAGAGACAACAAGTCCATATGATCCTTCAATGTCAATAAGTCCATAACATGTACCATTCCATTCTAGGGCACATTTTCATTACGCTACTCAGTGTCAACAGCTCAAAGTTTTTAAACCTTTGTAGTCAACTAGTCCGTCTCGTTATCTATGAACCTCTCGGGGATGAAAGCTTATGGATCTTTCTTATGGATCTTTCCAAACGTTTGGATTCTTATGAACAGCCTAAATGTTAACATGgatctatgttttctttaaaatgtcAGAACCTTTGATCTCTACATATCTTGGAGCCTC
It encodes:
- the LOC108830108 gene encoding deSI-like protein At4g17486 isoform X1, which codes for MLCRMVVVTGGRKKKAGSVPVYLNVYDLTPINGYAYWLGLGVYHSGVEVHGVEYGFGAHEHSTTGIFEVEPKQCPGFTFRKSILIGRTDLDPEKVRAFMEKLAEDYSGNTYHLITKNCNHFCNDVCVQLTRRSIPSWVNRLARFGTKQSIGLFCNCVLPAELNETKVRQVRSKEEKVPEAEERKHRSRSSRYPPGPSLSSSGSLNRSRRGGGGGERRRQCLPPSPPVSA
- the LOC108830108 gene encoding deSI-like protein At4g17486 isoform X2, which encodes MLCRMVVVTGGRKKKAGSVPVYLNVYDLTPINGYAYWLGLGVYHSGVEVHGVEYGFGAHEHSTTGIFEVEPKQCPGFTFRKSILIGRTDLDPEKVRAFMEKLAEDYSGNTYHLITKNCNHFCNDVCVQLTRRSIPSWVNRLARFGLFCNCVLPAELNETKVRQVRSKEEKVPEAEERKHRSRSSRYPPGPSLSSSGSLNRSRRGGGGGERRRQCLPPSPPVSA